In a genomic window of Magnolia sinica isolate HGM2019 chromosome 14, MsV1, whole genome shotgun sequence:
- the LOC131224835 gene encoding AP2/ERF and B3 domain-containing protein Os01g0141000-like: MNSIEEESFPDFTNLFLLAECACAGRPSSPPPCKKLCGPGLPSSSPPWKKLHGPWPPSSSLPYKKLRGPEAPPLIGWLEAHVRLKGTTPLCFGQKLLTQTDTEDNHNRLLIPKEMIRQIMLANVMTDEEKAKVRSGNEGLHVLVLDRMGRTWGLVFKYWESCNSHVLIGKWKRLVKENGLRANVDHVNLWAFRAGGPNGPLRFVVA, from the coding sequence atGAATTCAATAGAAGAAGAAAGCTTTCCTGATTTCACCAATCTGTTCTTGTTAGCAGAATGCGCTTGTGCTGGCCGACCATCTTCACCTCCTCCATGCAAGAAGCTCTGTGGGCCTGGCCTACCATCTTCATCTCCTCCATGGAAGAAGCTCCACGGACCTTGGCCACCATCTTCATCTCTTCCATACAAGAAGCTCCGTGGGCCTGAAGCACCACCTCTCATTGGGTGGCTTGAGGCCCATGTACGTCTCAAGGGCACCACACCTCTATGTTTTGGCCAAAAGCTACTAACACAGACAGACACCGAAGATAATCACAACCGTTTGTTGATCCCTAAGGAAATGATAAGGCAGATCATGTTGGCAAATGTGATGACGGACGAGGAGAAGGCAAAAGTGAGGTCGGGGAACGAGGGCTTGCACGTGTTGGTTTTGGACCGTATGGGCCGGACGTGGGGGCTGGTGTTCAAGTACTGGGAGAGCTGCAATAGCCATGTGCTGATTGGGAAATGGAAGAGGCTGGTGAAAGAGAATGGTTTGCGGGCCAACGTTGATCACGTAAATCTGTGGGCCTTTCGGGCAGGTGGGCCCAACGGCCCGTTGCGCTTCGTCGTGGCATGA